Proteins co-encoded in one Bos taurus isolate L1 Dominette 01449 registration number 42190680 breed Hereford chromosome X, ARS-UCD2.0, whole genome shotgun sequence genomic window:
- the GLRA4 gene encoding glycine receptor subunit alpha-4 precursor — protein MTTLVPATLSFLLLWTLPGQVLLRVALAKEEVKPGTKASQPMSPSDFLDKLMGRTSGYDARIRPNFKGPPVNVTCNIFINSFGSVTETTMDYRVNVFLRQQWNDPRLAYREYPDDSLDLDPSMLDSIWKPDLFFANEKGANFHEVTTDNKLLRIFKNGNVLYSIRLTLILSCPMDLKNFPMDIQTCTMQLESFGYTMNDLMFEWLEDAPAVQVAEGLTLPQFILRDEKDLGYCTKHYNTGKFTCIEVKFHLERQMGYYLIQMYIPSLLIVILSWVSFWINMDAAPARVGLGITTVLTMTTQSSGSRASLPKVKRHARDLACHRAPHFPFIPTFPPTDYFPWI, from the exons ATGACAACTCTTGTTCCAGCtaccctctctttccttctcctctggaCCCTGCCAGGGCAGGTCCTCCTCAG AGTGGCCTTGGCAAAAGAGGAAGTCAAACCTGGGACCAAGGCGTCCCAGCCCATGTCCCCCTCTGATTTCCTGGACAAGCTTATGGGGCGAACATCTGGGTATGATGCCAGGATTCGGCCTAATTTTAAAG GCccacctgtgaatgtgacctgcAACATCTTCATCAACAGTTTTGGCTCCGTCACCGAGACTACCATG GACTACCGGGTGAATGTCTTCTTGCGACAGCAGTGGAACGATCCACGCCTGGCCTACCGAGAATATCCTGATGACTCGCTGGACCTCGATCCCTCCATGCTGGACTCAATCTGGAAGCCAGACCTGTTCTTTGCCAATGAGAAAGGGGCCAATTTCCACGAGGTGACCACAGACAACAAGTTGCTGCGCATCTTCAAGAATGGAAACGTGCTCTACAGCATCAG GCTGACTCTCATTTTGTCCTGCCCGATGGACCTCAAGAACTTCCCCATGGACATCCAGACCTGCACAATGCAGCTGGAGAGCT ttggCTACACCATGAATGACCTCATGTTTGAGTGGCTGGAAGATGCTCCTGCTGTCCAAGTGGCCGAGGGGTTGACTCTGCCTCAGTTTATCTTGCGGGATGAGAAGGATCTAGGCTATTGTACCAAGCACTACAACACAG GGAAATTCACCTGCATCGAGGTAAAGTTTCACCTGGAACGACAGATGGGCTACTATCTGATTCAGATGTATATCCCCAGCCTACTCATCGTCATCCTGTCCTGGGTCTCCTTCTGGATCAACATGGATGCTGCCCCTGCCCGAGTGGGCCTAGGCATCACCACTGTGCTCACCATGACAACTCAGAGCTCTGGCTCCCGGGCCTCTTTGCCTAAGGTGAAGAGACATGCCAGGGACCTTGCTTGCCACAGAGCTCCCCATTTCCCATTCATTCCCACATTCCCTCCCACTGACTATTTTCCTTGGATTTAA